A window of the Polaribacter sp. HaHaR_3_91 genome harbors these coding sequences:
- a CDS encoding response regulator translates to MSKSLKILLIEDNLIEIMKMKRTLSLLKLEHTIQEAKNGEEALKILEDKSNFPDLILLDLNMPKMSGIEFLSILKKDESIQHIPTVILTTSDNQRDLDQCYKIGVSGYILKPLKYDDYVHKIEKVLSYWSTNELKKY, encoded by the coding sequence ATGTCTAAGAGCTTAAAAATATTATTAATAGAAGATAATCTAATTGAAATAATGAAAATGAAAAGAACACTTTCATTATTAAAATTAGAACATACAATTCAAGAAGCTAAAAATGGTGAGGAAGCTTTAAAAATTTTAGAAGATAAAAGTAATTTTCCTGATTTAATTTTATTAGATTTAAACATGCCAAAAATGAGTGGTATAGAATTTTTATCTATTTTAAAAAAAGATGAAAGTATACAGCATATTCCTACTGTAATTTTAACCACATCAGATAATCAAAGAGATTTAGACCAATGCTATAAAATTGGGGTTTCTGGTTATATTTTAAAACCTTTAAAATATGATGATTATGTTCATAAAATTGAAAAAGTTTTATCCTATTGGAGTACAAATGAATTAAAAAAATATTAA
- a CDS encoding bifunctional 4-hydroxy-2-oxoglutarate aldolase/2-dehydro-3-deoxy-phosphogluconate aldolase: MAQFSRLEVAQVMKETGMIPLFFHNDIELSKKVLKACYDGGARLMEFTARGDFAHEVFGALTKYAIAELPGMIMGVGSVTDAGAASLYMALGANFIVTPVLREDIAIACNRKKVLWSPGCGTLTEITRAEELGCEIVKLFPGDIYGPQFVKGVKGPQPWTSLMPTGGVSPTEENLKGWFDAGVTCVGMGSKLISKEIIANKDYAKLEKDVRAALAIVKAVRK; the protein is encoded by the coding sequence ATGGCACAATTTTCAAGATTAGAAGTAGCGCAAGTAATGAAAGAAACAGGAATGATTCCTTTATTTTTTCATAACGATATAGAATTAAGTAAAAAAGTATTAAAAGCATGTTACGATGGTGGGGCTCGTTTAATGGAGTTTACAGCACGTGGAGATTTCGCTCACGAAGTTTTTGGAGCGTTAACTAAATACGCTATTGCAGAATTACCAGGTATGATTATGGGAGTTGGATCTGTAACAGATGCAGGAGCAGCATCTTTATACATGGCTTTAGGAGCAAACTTTATTGTAACTCCGGTTTTAAGAGAAGATATTGCAATTGCTTGTAACCGTAAAAAAGTATTATGGTCTCCTGGTTGTGGTACTTTAACAGAAATTACTAGAGCAGAAGAATTAGGATGTGAAATCGTAAAATTATTTCCTGGTGATATTTATGGACCACAATTTGTTAAAGGAGTAAAAGGGCCTCAACCTTGGACTAGCTTAATGCCAACAGGTGGAGTTTCTCCAACGGAAGAAAATTTAAAAGGTTGGTTTGATGCAGGTGTAACTTGTGTTGGAATGGGATCTAAATTAATTTCAAAAGAAATTATTGCAAATAAAGATTATGCTAAATTAGAAAAAGATGTGAGAGCAGCTTTAGCTATTGTAAAAGCAGTAAGAAAATAG
- a CDS encoding heme NO-binding domain-containing protein: MKGIVFTEFLDLVEEKFGLEMVDKIISQSELASEGVYTSIGTYSFSEMLQLVTNLSGNTGISTDDLLLVYAEHFFSVIKTSYPGLLETYKDPIEMLASIENHIHVEVQKIYPDAELPTFVVEEKTDNSIIMLYKSSRAMHHFGLGLMNKTFEHFNAKASIVLEKIKEDGTEVRFIVHKI; encoded by the coding sequence ATGAAGGGGATAGTTTTTACAGAGTTTTTAGATTTAGTTGAGGAAAAGTTTGGTTTAGAAATGGTTGATAAAATTATTTCTCAATCAGAATTAGCCTCTGAAGGAGTGTACACATCTATAGGAACCTATAGTTTTTCTGAAATGTTACAATTGGTAACTAACTTAAGTGGTAATACAGGTATCTCTACAGATGATTTACTTTTGGTTTATGCAGAACATTTTTTTTCCGTTATAAAAACGAGTTATCCCGGTCTTTTAGAAACATATAAAGACCCAATAGAAATGTTAGCTTCTATAGAAAATCATATACATGTAGAAGTTCAAAAAATATATCCAGATGCAGAACTACCAACATTTGTTGTAGAAGAAAAAACAGATAACTCTATTATAATGCTTTATAAATCTAGCAGAGCAATGCATCACTTTGGATTAGGTTTAATGAACAAAACTTTTGAACATTTTAATGCAAAGGCATCTATTGTTTTAGAGAAAATTAAAGAAGACGGAACAGAAGTAAGGTTTATTGTCCACAAAATTTAA